Proteins found in one Sphingomonas sp. SORGH_AS_0879 genomic segment:
- a CDS encoding response regulator has product MTEPVQILIVEDEPLIAMMLEDFLDVLDKQVAGTVDSVDDALARVAQGGIDAAILDVNLRGGQKSTPVAEALAERGVPFVFATGGSDESVDERFRDRPRLQKPFTMDGVAKALGSL; this is encoded by the coding sequence ATGACAGAGCCCGTGCAGATCCTCATCGTCGAGGACGAACCCCTTATCGCCATGATGCTCGAGGATTTCCTGGACGTCCTCGACAAACAGGTCGCGGGCACCGTCGACAGCGTCGATGACGCGCTGGCCCGGGTGGCTCAGGGCGGTATCGACGCGGCCATCCTCGACGTCAACCTGCGCGGCGGCCAGAAGAGCACCCCGGTCGCCGAAGCGTTGGCGGAACGCGGCGTACCCTTCGTCTTCGCCACCGGCGGATCGGATGAATCGGTCGACGAACGCTTTCGTGACCGCCCGCGCCTGCAAAAGCCGTTCACCATGGACGGCGTGGCCAAGGCGCTGGGTTCCCTCTAA